A single region of the Glycine max cultivar Williams 82 chromosome 20, Glycine_max_v4.0, whole genome shotgun sequence genome encodes:
- the LOC102659572 gene encoding dynamin-related protein 3A-like, which translates to MSSSVKIFSPNVIDITLVDLPGIPKVPVGYQSSDIEARIKKMIMSYIKTPTCLILTVVRGDSDWANSEPNALQMARIADPDGDFLLPSMSQTLIFSHLSNGLLNLDILENQAKDVRDLLLVGMAILLATRGSLRGLPHSGGKIPCWDGNGDEKSLAVNLDIRMNRSVKDALAYEVEFFLSHPILAQLIKDVLPVLRARISTLLVAVTKKYASYGEITGREQDWSRIRWALKRRMIKKETLEYTSRCSAEAKKMLEDVQLADHEINIMEKEAAEILKVIPSL; encoded by the exons ATGAGCTCTTCCGTGAAGATTTTTTCACCAAATGTTATTGATATCACACTTGTAGATCTCCCAGGCATTCCAAAGGTTCCTGTTGGTTACCAGTCTTCTGATATTGAAGCGcggattaaaaaaatgatcatgTCATATATCAAAACTCCCACCTGTCTCATCCTAACTGTAGTACGGGGTGATTCAGATTGGGCTAACTCAGAACCAAATGCTCTTCAGATGGCACGCATTGCTGATCCTGATGGTGATTTTTTGCTTCCTTCCATGTCTCAAACTTTAATCTTTTCACACCTCTCTAATGGGTTGCTAAAT TTGGATATCTTGGAAAACCAAGCTAAAGATGTTCGGGATCTGTTGCTAGTAGGCATGGCAATTCTCCTCGCAACTCGGGGATCCCTGCGGGGACTGCCCCATTCCGGGGGAAAAATTCCCTGCTGGGACGGGAATGGGGATGAAAAATCCCTTGCAGTTAATTTG GATATTCGAATGAACCGGAGTGTGAAGGATGCACTTGCTTATGAAGTTGAATTTTTTCTCAGTCACCCT ATTCTAGCACAACTTATAAAGGATGTGCTACCTGTGCTGAGAGCACGTATAAGCACTTTACTAGTTGCTGTCACGAAGAAGTATGCAAGCTATGGAGAGATCACTGGGAGGGAG CAAGACTGGTCCAG AATTAGATGGGCATTGAAAAGAAGGATGATAAAGAAGGAAACACTGGAATACACAAGTAGATGTTCTGCTGAAGCTAAGAAAATGTTGGAGGATGTCCAGCTAGCAGATCATGAAATTAACATCATGGAGAAAGAGGCAGCTGAAATTCTCAAGGTAATTCCTTCGTTGTGA
- the LOC100793037 gene encoding uncharacterized protein isoform X1, which yields MESSNRMSISSTTFSLSLMQLPAISRLRSSFLKKLPEPLRRAVADCLSSPLTSALEPSRTLRDYLADPATRDLAYNAILGHTIAERERSPAVVSRCVTLFKRYLLRYKPSEETLLQIDHFCSTIIAECDINLNRPWSRSLNHQTGALAISTNTSPLPVSSFTSEAILKSLSYVRSLVAQHIPKRHFQPASFAGPPSALGQSLPTLSSLLSKSFNSQLCPASVTESVEKDSVTSSISKLSKIEKIDEKDKLGFIAHDILQWRWLEKQQSSSMKADSDHAVNSQGMRAYNFLEVGAAALLEGDIGAKMKGQPWKYFGTDDMPYLDQLLQASPVTSFTNSASACPHLRAITASKRTKAGPRQVWEDSPVSTFRPRARQLFQYRYYSEQQPLRLNPAEVCEVFAAVCSEPSPNTNVMMMSTRLRNNSGKPSMDVAVSILIKLVIDTYILDYQIATPLTLSLLEEMLSSSKTACRVQAFDLVLNFGVHAHLLEPIIVDDASPIEEEYSLESYYDSDTQLMAQGSRKGNYPNKLDTFSAINNFESWVLNILYEILLLLVQTEEKEESVWASALSCLLYFVCDNGKIHRNRLQVLDIRVIKALIEISRKNSWAELVHCKLISMLANMLYEVPDEVVELLPSTPKFLVNQLDLIGGVQFLLREYALVNSRGERKNLHSVLFDYVLHQINENCIATGINEYSDDEIQPLASLLAQTNAAEAFHISVKLGVEGIGELLRRSIASALSRYPNSERLNMLLDFVTEKFDSLISSFTHLDGEFSHMIQITKIHKSLENVEIIALRNDINLQAKHSWVTLHSLLHSERIAYRQNGYIWLGDLLISEISGESNGTIWSNIEFFQQKFAQVGKQDSSDMSDIPLPISLMCGLLKSRHNYIRWGFLFVLERLLMRCKFLLDEYEMQQSRSSDLGSGLKDWHLEKAHALIDIMSSALLFQINEKDCTNKYETDRINILKMCDILLFQLCLRVPPATALPNGDDMQHDRNLNCFSSNKKFDSDNRALKQDTYLLGEHIEEEADGTSNYPKNYHLVHETAAMAALLLQGQAFAPMQLIVRIPPDLLFWPLMQLAGAATDDITLGVAVGSKGRGNLPGAASDIRATLLLLLIGKCTADPVAFKAVGKEHFFMELLNDRDSRVAYYSSAFLLKRMMTESPEKYQHMLQNLLFKAQQSNNEKLLENPYLQMCGILQLENDLGFDL from the exons ATATAAACCAAGTGAGGAGACTTTACTTCAGATAGATCATTTTTGTTCAACCATTATTGCTGAATGTGATATTAATCTGAATCGACCATGGTCAAGATCTTTGAATCACCAAACTGGTGCTTtagcaatatccacaaatacaTCTCCTTTGCCTGTATCTAGTTTTACCTCTGAGGCAATCCTGAAATCACTGAGTTATGTGCGTTCCCTTGTGGCTCAACACATTCCGAAGCGGCATTTCCAACCAGCTTCATTTGCCGGACCACCTTCTGCGTTGGGACAATCACTGCCAACATTGTCATCATTGTTGAGTAAATCCTTCAATTCCCAACTATGTCCAGCAAGTGTCACAGAATCAGTGGAGAAGGATTCAGTCACTTCATCTATTTCTAAGttatcaaaaattgaaaaaattgatgaaaaagacAAACTTGGGTTCATTGCTCATGATATTCTACAATGGCGTTGGCTTGAGAAACAGCAGTCATCATCAATGAAAGCTGAcag TGATCATGCTGTAAATTCACAAGGCATGAGAGCATATAATTTCTTAGAAGTTGGTGCTGCAGCTCTACTTGAAGGAGACATTGGAGCTAAGATGAAGGGGCAACCATGGAAATATTTTGGGACTGATGACATGCCTTATCTGGATCAATTATTGCAGGCTTCTCCAGTAACATCATTTACTAATTCTGCATCTGCTTGTCCCCACCTGAGAGCAATAACAGCATCTAAACGCACAAAAGCAGGCCCTCGTCAAGTTTG GGAGGATTCTCCTGTGAGTACATTCCGTCCTCGAGCTCGACAACTCTTTCAGTATCGATATTACAG TGAGCAACAACCTTTGCGATTGAATCCTGCTGAGGTATGTGAAGTCTTTGCTGCTGTTTGCTCAGAGCCTTCCCCAAATACCAATGTTATGATGATGTCAACTAGGCTAAGAAATAACAGTGGAAAACCATCAATGGATGTGGCTGTTAGCATCCTTATTAAACTTGTTATTGACAC GTATATTTTGGATTATCAGATTGCTACTCCACTCACGCTTTCTTTGCTAGAG GAGATGCTTAGTTCTTCTAAAACAGCTTGCAGGGTTCAAGCATTTGATTTAGTTCTAAATTTTGGGGTTCATGCTCATCTCCTAGAGCCAATCAtagtggatgatgcttccccaATTGAAGAAGAATATTCTCTAGAATCCTATTATGATAGTGACACTCAACTTATGGCCCAAGGGAGCAGAAAAGGAAATTATCCAAACAAATTGGACACTTTCTCTGCAATTAATAATTTCGAGTCTtgggttttaaatattttgtatgagATACTACTTCTTCTTGTGCAG ACTGAAGAAAAGGAGGAATCTGTCTGGGCATCTGCACTCAGTTGTTTACTTTATTTTGTCTGTGATAATGGAAAGATCCACAGAAACCGATTGCAAGTTCTTGACATAAGG GTTATCAAAGCACTTATAGAAATCAGCAGAAAGAATTCCTGGGCAGAATTAGTTCATTGTAAGCTCATTTCCATGTTAGCTAACATGTTGTATGAGGTTCCTGATGAAGTTGTTGAGCTCCTACCTAGCACACCAAAGTTTCTCgtgaatcaacttgatctgaTTGGAGGAGTTCAATTTCTTTTACGTGAG TATGCCCTTGTAAACTCAAGAGGGGAGAGGAAAAATCTGCATTCAGTGCTTTTTGACTATGTTCtgcatcaaattaatgaaaattgcATAGCTACTGGAATCAATGAATATAGTGATGATGAGATCCAACCCCTTGCAAGTCTACTTGCTCAAACAAATGCAGCCGAGGCATTTCATATTTCTGTTAAACTTGGGGTAGAAGGAATTGGGGAGCTTTTGAGGAGATCAATTGCATCTGCACTATCGAGATATCCCAACAGTGAACGTCTAAATATG CTCTTGGATTTTGTGACAGAGAAATTTGATTCACTAATAAGTTCATTCACTCATTTGGATGGAGAGTTCTCTCATATGATTCAGATAACCAAAATTCACAAGTCTCTTGAAAATGTGGAAATTATCGCTCTAAGAAATGATATTAATCTACAGGCAAAGCACTCATGGGTCACTTTACATTcccttcttcattctgaaaGAATTGCTTACCGTCAGAATGGTTATATCTGGTTAGGTGATCTGCTTATTTCTGAAATCAGTGGGGAAAGCAATGGTACCATATGGTCAAATATAGAATTCTTCCAGCAGAAATTTGCTCAAGTAGGAAAACAGGATTCTTCAGATATGTCAGATATTCCTTTGCCCATTTCACTTATGTGTGGGCTTTTAAAATCAAGGCATAACTATATTAGATGGGgatttttatttgttcttgAAAGGCTGCTTATGAGATGCAAATTTTTGTTAGATGAATATGAAATGCAACAATCAAGGAGCAGTGATCTTGGGAGTGGGCTGAAAGATTGGCATCTTGAGAAAGCCCATGCATTGATTGACATAATGAGCAGTGCTTTGTTGTTTCAGATAAATGAAAAAGATTGCACCAATAAGTATGAAACAGATCGCATCAATATTCTGAAA ATGTGTGACATATTATTATTCCAATTATGCCTAAGAGTTCCCCCTGCTACGGCCCTACCCAATGGAGATGATATGCAACATGACAGGAATTTAAATTGCTTCAGTTCAAACAAAAAGTTTGATAGTGATAACCGTGCCCTTAAACAAGATACTTATCTCTTGGGTGAACATATTGAGGAAGAAGCTGATGGAACTTCAAACTACCCTAAGAACTATCACCTTGTTCATGAGACTGCAGCAATGGCAGCACTTCTTCTCCAAGGACAAGCCTTTGCCCCAATGCAATTAATTGTGCGCATTCCTCCTGATTTGCTGTTTTGGCCACTAATGCAATTGGCTGGAGCAGCAACAGATGATATTACATTGGGTGTTGCTGTTGGAAGTAAGGGAAGAGGAAACCTGCCTGGTGCTGCATCTGATATCCGGGCAACCCTTCTCCTACTTCTTATTGGTAAATGCACAGCAGATCCTGTTGCTTTCAAGGCAGTTGGTaaagaacatttttttat GGAACTTTTGAATGACAGAGATTCAAGGGTGGCATATTATTCTTCTGCTTTTCTTCTGAAG CGAATGATGACCGAGAGTCCTGAAAAATATCAACACATGCTTCAGAATCTTCTTTTTAAAGCTCAGCAG AGCAACAATGAAAAACTGTTAGAGAATCCTTACCTTCAAATGTGTGGCATACTTCAATTGGAAAATGATCTTGGATTTGACTTGTGA
- the LOC100793037 gene encoding uncharacterized protein isoform X2: MESSNRMSISSTTFSLSLMQLPAISRLRSSFLKKLPEPLRRAVADCLSSPLTSALEPSRTLRDYLADPATRDLAYNAILGHTIAERERSPAVVSRCVTLFKRYLLRYKPSEETLLQIDHFCSTIIAECDINLNRPWSRSLNHQTGALAISTNTSPLPVSSFTSEAILKSLSYVRSLVAQHIPKRHFQPASFAGPPSALGQSLPTLSSLLSKSFNSQLCPASVTESVEKDSVTSSISKLSKIEKIDEKDKLGFIAHDILQWRWLEKQQSSSMKADSDHAVNSQGMRAYNFLEVGAAALLEGDIGAKMKGQPWKYFGTDDMPYLDQLLQASPVTSFTNSASACPHLRAITASKRTKAGPRQVWEDSPVSTFRPRARQLFQYRYYSEQQPLRLNPAEVCEVFAAVCSEPSPNTNVMMMSTRLRNNSGKPSMDVAVSILIKLVIDTYILDYQIATPLTLSLLEEMLSSSKTACRVQAFDLVLNFGVHAHLLEPIIVDDASPIEEEYSLESYYDSDTQLMAQGSRKGNYPNKLDTFSAINNFESWVLNILYEILLLLVQTEEKEESVWASALSCLLYFVCDNGKIHRNRLQVLDIRVIKALIEISRKNSWAELVHCKLISMLANMLYEVPDEVVELLPSTPKFLVNQLDLIGGVQFLLREYALVNSRGERKNLHSVLFDYVLHQINENCIATGINEYSDDEIQPLASLLAQTNAAEAFHISVKLGVEGIGELLRRSIASALSRYPNSERLNMLLDFVTEKFDSLISSFTHLDGEFSHMIQITKIHKSLENVEIIALRNDINLQAKHSWVTLHSLLHSERIAYRQNGYIWLGDLLISEISGESNGTIWSNIEFFQQKFAQVGKQDSSDMSDIPLPISLMCGLLKSRHNYIRWGFLFVLERLLMRCKFLLDEYEMQQSRSSDLGSGLKDWHLEKAHALIDIMSSALLFQINEKDCTNKYETDRINILKMCDILLFQLCLRVPPATALPNGDDMQHDRNLNCFSSNKKFDSDNRALKQDTYLLGEHIEEEADGTSNYPKNYHLVHETAAMAALLLQGQAFAPMQLIVRIPPDLLFWPLMQLAGAATDDITLGVAVGSKGRGNLPGAASDIRATLLLLLIGKCTADPVAFKAVGKEHFFMELLNDRDSRVAYYSSAFLLKRMMTESPEKYQHMLQNLLFKAQQIHVGLRCHCN; this comes from the exons ATATAAACCAAGTGAGGAGACTTTACTTCAGATAGATCATTTTTGTTCAACCATTATTGCTGAATGTGATATTAATCTGAATCGACCATGGTCAAGATCTTTGAATCACCAAACTGGTGCTTtagcaatatccacaaatacaTCTCCTTTGCCTGTATCTAGTTTTACCTCTGAGGCAATCCTGAAATCACTGAGTTATGTGCGTTCCCTTGTGGCTCAACACATTCCGAAGCGGCATTTCCAACCAGCTTCATTTGCCGGACCACCTTCTGCGTTGGGACAATCACTGCCAACATTGTCATCATTGTTGAGTAAATCCTTCAATTCCCAACTATGTCCAGCAAGTGTCACAGAATCAGTGGAGAAGGATTCAGTCACTTCATCTATTTCTAAGttatcaaaaattgaaaaaattgatgaaaaagacAAACTTGGGTTCATTGCTCATGATATTCTACAATGGCGTTGGCTTGAGAAACAGCAGTCATCATCAATGAAAGCTGAcag TGATCATGCTGTAAATTCACAAGGCATGAGAGCATATAATTTCTTAGAAGTTGGTGCTGCAGCTCTACTTGAAGGAGACATTGGAGCTAAGATGAAGGGGCAACCATGGAAATATTTTGGGACTGATGACATGCCTTATCTGGATCAATTATTGCAGGCTTCTCCAGTAACATCATTTACTAATTCTGCATCTGCTTGTCCCCACCTGAGAGCAATAACAGCATCTAAACGCACAAAAGCAGGCCCTCGTCAAGTTTG GGAGGATTCTCCTGTGAGTACATTCCGTCCTCGAGCTCGACAACTCTTTCAGTATCGATATTACAG TGAGCAACAACCTTTGCGATTGAATCCTGCTGAGGTATGTGAAGTCTTTGCTGCTGTTTGCTCAGAGCCTTCCCCAAATACCAATGTTATGATGATGTCAACTAGGCTAAGAAATAACAGTGGAAAACCATCAATGGATGTGGCTGTTAGCATCCTTATTAAACTTGTTATTGACAC GTATATTTTGGATTATCAGATTGCTACTCCACTCACGCTTTCTTTGCTAGAG GAGATGCTTAGTTCTTCTAAAACAGCTTGCAGGGTTCAAGCATTTGATTTAGTTCTAAATTTTGGGGTTCATGCTCATCTCCTAGAGCCAATCAtagtggatgatgcttccccaATTGAAGAAGAATATTCTCTAGAATCCTATTATGATAGTGACACTCAACTTATGGCCCAAGGGAGCAGAAAAGGAAATTATCCAAACAAATTGGACACTTTCTCTGCAATTAATAATTTCGAGTCTtgggttttaaatattttgtatgagATACTACTTCTTCTTGTGCAG ACTGAAGAAAAGGAGGAATCTGTCTGGGCATCTGCACTCAGTTGTTTACTTTATTTTGTCTGTGATAATGGAAAGATCCACAGAAACCGATTGCAAGTTCTTGACATAAGG GTTATCAAAGCACTTATAGAAATCAGCAGAAAGAATTCCTGGGCAGAATTAGTTCATTGTAAGCTCATTTCCATGTTAGCTAACATGTTGTATGAGGTTCCTGATGAAGTTGTTGAGCTCCTACCTAGCACACCAAAGTTTCTCgtgaatcaacttgatctgaTTGGAGGAGTTCAATTTCTTTTACGTGAG TATGCCCTTGTAAACTCAAGAGGGGAGAGGAAAAATCTGCATTCAGTGCTTTTTGACTATGTTCtgcatcaaattaatgaaaattgcATAGCTACTGGAATCAATGAATATAGTGATGATGAGATCCAACCCCTTGCAAGTCTACTTGCTCAAACAAATGCAGCCGAGGCATTTCATATTTCTGTTAAACTTGGGGTAGAAGGAATTGGGGAGCTTTTGAGGAGATCAATTGCATCTGCACTATCGAGATATCCCAACAGTGAACGTCTAAATATG CTCTTGGATTTTGTGACAGAGAAATTTGATTCACTAATAAGTTCATTCACTCATTTGGATGGAGAGTTCTCTCATATGATTCAGATAACCAAAATTCACAAGTCTCTTGAAAATGTGGAAATTATCGCTCTAAGAAATGATATTAATCTACAGGCAAAGCACTCATGGGTCACTTTACATTcccttcttcattctgaaaGAATTGCTTACCGTCAGAATGGTTATATCTGGTTAGGTGATCTGCTTATTTCTGAAATCAGTGGGGAAAGCAATGGTACCATATGGTCAAATATAGAATTCTTCCAGCAGAAATTTGCTCAAGTAGGAAAACAGGATTCTTCAGATATGTCAGATATTCCTTTGCCCATTTCACTTATGTGTGGGCTTTTAAAATCAAGGCATAACTATATTAGATGGGgatttttatttgttcttgAAAGGCTGCTTATGAGATGCAAATTTTTGTTAGATGAATATGAAATGCAACAATCAAGGAGCAGTGATCTTGGGAGTGGGCTGAAAGATTGGCATCTTGAGAAAGCCCATGCATTGATTGACATAATGAGCAGTGCTTTGTTGTTTCAGATAAATGAAAAAGATTGCACCAATAAGTATGAAACAGATCGCATCAATATTCTGAAA ATGTGTGACATATTATTATTCCAATTATGCCTAAGAGTTCCCCCTGCTACGGCCCTACCCAATGGAGATGATATGCAACATGACAGGAATTTAAATTGCTTCAGTTCAAACAAAAAGTTTGATAGTGATAACCGTGCCCTTAAACAAGATACTTATCTCTTGGGTGAACATATTGAGGAAGAAGCTGATGGAACTTCAAACTACCCTAAGAACTATCACCTTGTTCATGAGACTGCAGCAATGGCAGCACTTCTTCTCCAAGGACAAGCCTTTGCCCCAATGCAATTAATTGTGCGCATTCCTCCTGATTTGCTGTTTTGGCCACTAATGCAATTGGCTGGAGCAGCAACAGATGATATTACATTGGGTGTTGCTGTTGGAAGTAAGGGAAGAGGAAACCTGCCTGGTGCTGCATCTGATATCCGGGCAACCCTTCTCCTACTTCTTATTGGTAAATGCACAGCAGATCCTGTTGCTTTCAAGGCAGTTGGTaaagaacatttttttat GGAACTTTTGAATGACAGAGATTCAAGGGTGGCATATTATTCTTCTGCTTTTCTTCTGAAG CGAATGATGACCGAGAGTCCTGAAAAATATCAACACATGCTTCAGAATCTTCTTTTTAAAGCTCAGCAG ATTCATGTTGGTCTAAGGTGTCATTGCAACTGA